One segment of Terriglobales bacterium DNA contains the following:
- a CDS encoding septum formation initiator family protein: MIEKLHQTVDRIVRARRKVATAAVILLAVQVAWHVVFGANGFVVYQQKRNEHKRLQAETEQIQLENERLEKHIQSLKSDPKTIEKEAREQLRYARPGEVVYTVPAPPPPQPPASASAKKQ; this comes from the coding sequence ATGATCGAGAAGCTTCACCAGACCGTCGACCGCATCGTGCGCGCGCGCCGCAAGGTCGCGACCGCGGCGGTCATCCTGCTGGCCGTGCAGGTCGCCTGGCACGTCGTCTTCGGCGCCAACGGCTTCGTCGTCTACCAGCAGAAGCGCAACGAGCACAAGAGATTGCAGGCTGAGACCGAGCAGATCCAGCTCGAGAACGAGCGCCTGGAGAAGCATATCCAGTCGTTGAAGTCTGACCCGAAAACCATTGAAAAAGAAGCGCGTGAACAGCTGCGCTACGCGCGCCCGGGCGAGGTCGTCTACACCGTCCCCGCGCCGCCTCCGCCGCAGCCCCCCGCCAGCGCCAGCGCGAAAAAGCAGTAA
- a CDS encoding phosphoglucomutase/phosphomannomutase family protein, with protein sequence MPVQIKFGTSGWRAVMAEEFTFANVRRAVEGVARYVVSQKREGARVIVGRDPRFLGEVFVEQAAKILTAHGITPLLISEPAPTPAIAYEVGRAKADGAINFTASHNPAEYNGIKFSTPDGAPALPEVTKQIEAEVAAFDAGAISGNIGESLTPQPIEVKSHYLARIKDIVDLGAIKKAGLKVAFDPLWGAGRGYTDTLLREAGIECATVHDYRDVLFGGHAPEPDGELLNDLRAAMKRSGARLGVATDGDADRFGIVDDDGSFVQPNYVIALLFDYLVETRGWKNGVAKSVVTTDMVTALARKLAIELHEMPVGFKYIGELIKQDKIAIGGEESAGLSIRHHVPEKDGVLAGLLCCEMVARRGRSMKELLRRLFDQVGSFYPERQNFRLTPEVKATFTEKLRQEPREFAGRKVASIVRTDGMKLVLDDGSWVCYRLSGTEPVVRAYTEARTEADKPKLAAAAKEWVFHG encoded by the coding sequence ATGCCGGTGCAGATCAAGTTCGGGACCTCGGGCTGGCGCGCGGTCATGGCGGAAGAGTTCACCTTCGCCAACGTCCGCCGGGCGGTCGAAGGCGTCGCGCGTTACGTCGTCTCGCAGAAGCGCGAGGGCGCGCGCGTCATCGTCGGCCGCGACCCGCGCTTCCTGGGCGAAGTCTTCGTTGAGCAGGCCGCGAAGATCCTGACGGCGCACGGCATCACGCCGCTGCTCATCTCCGAGCCCGCGCCCACCCCCGCCATCGCCTACGAGGTCGGCCGCGCGAAGGCCGACGGCGCCATCAACTTCACCGCCTCGCACAATCCCGCGGAGTACAACGGCATCAAGTTCTCCACGCCCGACGGCGCGCCCGCTCTGCCTGAAGTGACGAAGCAGATCGAGGCCGAGGTCGCCGCCTTCGACGCCGGCGCCATCAGCGGCAACATCGGCGAGTCGCTCACCCCGCAGCCCATCGAGGTGAAGTCGCACTACCTCGCGCGCATCAAGGACATCGTGGATCTCGGCGCTATCAAGAAGGCGGGGTTGAAGGTCGCCTTCGATCCGCTCTGGGGCGCAGGCCGCGGCTACACCGATACGCTGCTGCGCGAGGCCGGCATCGAATGCGCCACCGTCCACGACTACCGCGACGTGCTGTTCGGCGGCCACGCGCCCGAGCCTGACGGCGAGCTGCTCAACGACCTGCGCGCCGCGATGAAGAGATCGGGCGCGCGCCTCGGCGTGGCCACCGACGGCGACGCCGACCGCTTCGGCATCGTGGACGACGACGGCAGCTTCGTCCAGCCGAACTACGTCATCGCGCTCCTGTTCGACTATCTCGTCGAAACGCGCGGCTGGAAGAACGGCGTGGCCAAGTCCGTCGTCACCACCGACATGGTCACCGCGCTCGCGCGGAAGCTCGCGATCGAACTGCACGAGATGCCCGTCGGCTTCAAGTACATCGGCGAGCTCATCAAGCAGGACAAGATCGCCATCGGCGGGGAAGAAAGCGCCGGGCTCTCCATCCGCCACCACGTCCCGGAGAAAGACGGCGTGCTTGCGGGCCTGCTGTGTTGCGAGATGGTCGCGCGCCGTGGCAGGTCGATGAAGGAGCTATTACGGCGATTATTTGACCAAGTTGGTTCCTTTTACCCCGAACGGCAGAACTTCCGATTGACGCCCGAGGTGAAAGCGACGTTTACTGAGAAGCTAAGGCAGGAGCCGCGCGAGTTCGCGGGCCGGAAAGTGGCGAGCATCGTCCGCACCGACGGGATGAAGCTCGTGCTCGATGACGGCTCGTGGGTCTGCTACCGGCTCTCCGGCACCGAACCGGTCGTGCGGGCGTACACCGAAGCACGCACCGAGGCGGATAAGCCGAAGCTGGCAGCCGCGGCCAAGGAATGGGTCTTCCACGGGTGA
- the cutA gene encoding divalent-cation tolerance protein CutA has translation MTDKRITLATAGSREEAERLAEALVERRLAACVNVVGPMRSVYRWQGAVERADEFLLLIKSTAAQFAAVAAAIQELHSYELPECVELTITAGSDAYLKWLAENVK, from the coding sequence ATGACGGACAAACGCATCACCCTTGCGACGGCGGGCTCGCGGGAAGAGGCCGAGCGGCTCGCGGAGGCACTGGTGGAGCGGCGCTTGGCGGCGTGCGTGAACGTGGTCGGCCCGATGCGCTCGGTGTATCGCTGGCAGGGCGCGGTGGAGCGCGCCGACGAGTTCCTGCTGCTCATCAAGAGCACCGCGGCGCAGTTCGCGGCGGTCGCCGCGGCCATCCAGGAGCTGCACTCGTACGAACTTCCGGAGTGCGTGGAGCTGACGATCACCGCCGGCAGCGACGCCTACCTGAAGTGGCTGGCGGAGAACGTGAAGTAG
- a CDS encoding PLP-dependent aspartate aminotransferase family protein yields the protein MFGSKKQEKSNVRGFATKCIHSGQEADPATGAVSVPIYATSTYVQDELGKPRQGYEYARLTNPTRDRLQENLAALEGGSSAHVFASGMAAITALCTMLKAGDHVVCSHNVYGGVPRLFNQILSNFGLEFSYVDTSDVGQVERALKRRTKFIYVETPTNPLMTVSDIAAISRLCHKRDVEVIVDNTFMSPYFQSPIALGADMVVHSTTKFLNGHSDGLGGAVIGTKPEHAERFAFVQKSSGAIMSPFECWLVLRGVKTLAVRMQQHDRNGRAVAAFLEAHPKVEKVFYPGLKSHPQHELSKRQMTGFGSMITFETGSLKNAKKMLAKVRVCSLGESLGGVETLISHPATMTHAALGEKGRKAIGITDGMVRISVGIEDVDDIMADLDDALKAV from the coding sequence ATGTTTGGAAGCAAGAAGCAGGAAAAGAGCAACGTTCGCGGTTTCGCGACCAAGTGCATCCACAGCGGGCAGGAAGCCGACCCGGCGACCGGCGCGGTCTCGGTTCCGATCTACGCCACCTCCACCTACGTGCAAGACGAGCTCGGCAAGCCGCGCCAGGGCTACGAATACGCGCGCCTCACCAATCCCACGCGCGATCGCCTGCAGGAGAACCTGGCCGCGCTCGAGGGCGGAAGCTCGGCGCACGTCTTCGCCTCCGGCATGGCGGCCATCACCGCGCTCTGCACCATGCTCAAGGCCGGCGACCACGTCGTCTGCTCGCACAACGTGTACGGCGGCGTGCCGCGCCTGTTCAACCAGATCCTCAGCAACTTCGGCCTGGAGTTCAGCTACGTCGACACCTCCGACGTCGGCCAGGTCGAGCGCGCGCTCAAGCGCCGCACCAAGTTCATCTACGTGGAGACGCCGACCAACCCGCTGATGACGGTGAGCGACATCGCCGCCATCAGTCGGCTCTGCCACAAGCGCGACGTCGAGGTCATCGTCGACAACACTTTTATGTCGCCGTACTTCCAGTCGCCCATCGCGCTCGGCGCCGACATGGTGGTGCACTCGACCACGAAATTCCTGAACGGGCACTCCGACGGACTGGGCGGCGCCGTCATCGGCACCAAGCCCGAGCACGCCGAGCGGTTTGCCTTCGTACAGAAGTCGTCGGGCGCCATCATGTCGCCCTTCGAGTGCTGGCTGGTGCTGCGCGGCGTCAAGACGCTGGCCGTCCGCATGCAGCAGCACGACCGCAACGGCCGCGCCGTCGCTGCCTTCCTCGAGGCGCACCCGAAAGTCGAGAAGGTGTTCTATCCCGGGCTGAAGTCGCATCCGCAGCACGAGCTCTCGAAGAGGCAGATGACCGGCTTCGGCTCGATGATCACCTTCGAGACCGGGTCGCTCAAGAACGCGAAGAAGATGCTGGCGAAGGTGCGCGTGTGCTCGCTCGGCGAGTCGCTCGGCGGGGTCGAGACGCTCATTTCACATCCCGCGACCATGACGCACGCCGCGCTCGGGGAGAAGGGCCGCAAGGCCATCGGGATCACCGACGGCATGGTGCGGATCTCCGTCGGCATCGAAGACGTCGACGACATCATGGCCGACCTCGACGACGCGCTGAAGGCGGTCTAG
- the cysK gene encoding cysteine synthase A, with protein sequence MKTTEAAHHLRVAENITELVGATPLLHLRRLVPQGAADVFAKLEYMNPGGSVKDRAAIGMIERAEREGKLKPGGTIVEATAGNTGIGLALIGVNKGYNVVFFVPERFSVEKVKIMEALGARVMRTPDAEGMQGAIRRAKEHAAQNNAFVALQFENPANPDFHHDTTAAELFEQMEGRIDAAVIGVGTGGTFTGIARYLKERLPGVRCFAVETQGSVLGGGPPGDHKVEGIGASFMPKTFDPKLADEIIMVRDPEAFQMVKDLARQEGVLGGSSAGAVVYAAIQVAKRLGAGKRVVTVIPDLAERYMSKKIFEGGI encoded by the coding sequence ATGAAAACCACCGAAGCGGCCCATCACCTGCGCGTCGCCGAGAACATCACGGAACTGGTCGGCGCGACCCCATTACTCCATCTAAGGCGGCTCGTTCCCCAGGGCGCAGCCGACGTCTTCGCCAAGCTCGAGTACATGAACCCCGGGGGCAGCGTAAAAGACCGCGCCGCCATCGGGATGATCGAGCGCGCCGAGCGCGAAGGAAAACTCAAGCCGGGCGGCACCATCGTGGAAGCCACGGCCGGCAACACCGGCATCGGGCTGGCGCTCATCGGCGTCAACAAGGGCTACAACGTCGTCTTCTTCGTCCCCGAGCGGTTTTCGGTGGAGAAGGTGAAGATCATGGAGGCACTCGGCGCCCGGGTGATGCGCACACCCGACGCCGAGGGGATGCAGGGCGCCATCCGCCGCGCGAAAGAGCACGCCGCCCAGAACAACGCCTTCGTCGCCCTCCAGTTCGAAAACCCCGCCAATCCCGACTTCCATCATGACACCACCGCCGCCGAGCTCTTCGAGCAGATGGAAGGCCGCATCGACGCCGCCGTCATCGGCGTGGGCACCGGCGGCACGTTCACCGGCATCGCGCGCTACCTCAAGGAGCGGCTCCCCGGCGTGCGCTGCTTCGCGGTGGAGACGCAGGGCTCGGTGCTGGGCGGCGGGCCACCCGGCGACCACAAGGTCGAAGGCATCGGCGCCAGCTTCATGCCCAAGACCTTCGACCCCAAGCTGGCCGACGAGATCATCATGGTCAGGGACCCGGAAGCGTTCCAGATGGTGAAGGACCTGGCGCGGCAGGAAGGCGTGCTCGGCGGCTCGAGCGCCGGCGCCGTGGTGTACGCGGCCATCCAGGTGGCAAAGCGACTCGGTGCAGGGAAGCGCGTCGTGACCGTCATCCCCGACCTCGCCGAGCGCTACATGTCGAAAAAGATCTTCGAAGGTGGGATCTGA
- a CDS encoding VWA domain-containing protein, translating into MHLRNNFLLTLFLLGLILLPAYSVRAQQDRVTPEELETLPRATTSVVSAPTPATNVPGGTTYPNAQPAPPSTTTGAGQELERRGEQYVFKKDVQEVQLYATVYDSRQRMVTNLARNDFVVYEDNQPQQITSFRRMDVPVSLGIIVDNSGSMRDKRSAVNEAALNLVRASNPADEVFIVNFSDEYWLDQDFTSNIGLMKEALEKIDSRGGTALYDAVIASADHLAKNGTKDKKVLVVVTDGEDNSSRESLERAVRTLQDENGPVVYTIGILGDDREARRAKRALTQLALETGGVYFFPKDAREVDEISRAVAHDIRNQYIIGYKPTNPMARGGYRTVKVEARASGYGKLQVRTRSGYYAEQQRAAKQEQ; encoded by the coding sequence ATGCACCTTCGGAATAACTTCCTCCTCACACTGTTCCTCCTCGGCCTCATCCTGCTCCCGGCGTACTCCGTGCGCGCGCAGCAGGACCGCGTGACGCCGGAGGAGCTGGAAACGCTGCCGCGCGCCACCACGTCGGTGGTCTCGGCGCCGACACCGGCGACCAACGTTCCCGGCGGCACGACCTATCCCAATGCGCAGCCCGCGCCGCCGTCCACGACAACCGGGGCCGGCCAGGAGCTCGAGCGCCGGGGCGAGCAGTACGTCTTCAAGAAGGATGTGCAGGAAGTCCAGCTCTACGCGACCGTCTACGACTCGCGCCAGCGCATGGTCACCAACCTGGCGAGGAACGACTTCGTCGTCTACGAGGACAACCAGCCGCAGCAGATCACCAGCTTCCGGCGCATGGACGTGCCCGTCTCGCTAGGCATCATCGTCGACAACTCCGGCTCGATGCGCGACAAGCGCTCGGCCGTGAATGAGGCCGCGCTCAACCTCGTCCGCGCCTCGAACCCCGCCGACGAGGTGTTCATCGTCAACTTCAGCGACGAGTACTGGCTCGACCAGGACTTCACCTCGAACATCGGCCTGATGAAGGAAGCGTTGGAGAAGATCGATTCGCGCGGCGGCACCGCGCTCTACGACGCGGTCATCGCCTCCGCCGACCACCTGGCGAAGAACGGCACCAAGGACAAGAAGGTGCTGGTCGTCGTCACCGACGGCGAGGACAACTCCAGCCGCGAGTCGCTCGAGCGCGCCGTCCGCACGCTCCAGGATGAGAACGGCCCGGTGGTCTACACCATCGGCATCCTGGGCGACGACCGCGAAGCGCGCCGCGCCAAGCGCGCGCTCACGCAGCTCGCTCTCGAGACCGGCGGCGTCTACTTCTTCCCCAAGGACGCGCGCGAGGTCGACGAGATCAGCCGCGCCGTCGCGCACGACATCCGCAACCAGTACATCATCGGCTACAAGCCCACCAACCCGATGGCACGCGGCGGCTACCGCACCGTGAAGGTGGAAGCGCGCGCCTCGGGCTACGGCAAGCTCCAGGTCCGGACGCGCAGCGGCTACTACGCCGAGCAGCAGCGCGCCGCCAAACAAGAGCAATAA
- a CDS encoding VWA domain-containing protein, which yields MLATALAWGQGEEQNVHVQPLPKAEPKPPEMAADPSLKTHTKPMKVEVDLVLVPVTITDPMNRLVTGLERENFQLFEGKDKQEIRHFSNEDAPISLGVIFDLSGSMKNKIDKAKEAVIEFFKTANPQDEFFLVTFADRPEQLSDFTRSVEDIQGRLVYALPKGRTSLLDAIYLAMNKMQDGHHNKKALLIISDGGDNRSRYTEGEVKSAVKEADVQIYAIGIFDAYAATDEERRGPLLLSEITEITGGRTFTVDNPNELTDVATKIGIELRNQYVIGYRPKNPTKDGKWRKIKVKLNPPKGLPPLHVYSKTGYYAPSE from the coding sequence TTGCTGGCGACGGCGCTCGCCTGGGGCCAGGGGGAAGAGCAGAACGTGCACGTGCAGCCGCTGCCGAAAGCGGAGCCGAAGCCGCCCGAGATGGCGGCCGACCCCAGCCTCAAGACCCACACCAAGCCGATGAAGGTCGAGGTGGACCTGGTGCTGGTTCCGGTGACCATCACCGACCCGATGAACCGCCTGGTGACCGGGCTGGAGCGCGAGAACTTCCAGCTGTTCGAGGGCAAGGACAAGCAGGAGATCCGGCACTTTTCGAACGAGGATGCCCCCATCTCGCTGGGCGTGATCTTCGACCTCTCCGGCTCGATGAAGAACAAGATCGACAAGGCCAAGGAAGCGGTCATCGAGTTCTTCAAGACGGCGAACCCGCAGGACGAGTTCTTCCTTGTCACTTTCGCCGACCGGCCGGAGCAGTTGTCGGACTTCACGCGCTCGGTCGAAGACATCCAGGGCCGCCTGGTCTATGCGCTGCCCAAGGGCCGGACGTCGCTGCTCGACGCCATTTATCTCGCGATGAACAAGATGCAGGACGGCCATCACAACAAGAAAGCCCTCTTGATCATCTCCGACGGCGGCGACAACCGCAGCCGCTACACCGAGGGCGAGGTGAAGTCCGCGGTCAAGGAAGCCGACGTGCAGATCTACGCCATCGGCATCTTCGACGCCTACGCGGCCACCGACGAGGAAAGGCGCGGCCCACTCCTGCTGAGCGAGATCACCGAGATCACCGGCGGACGCACCTTCACCGTCGACAACCCCAACGAGCTCACCGATGTGGCGACCAAGATCGGCATCGAGCTGCGCAACCAATATGTCATCGGATACCGTCCAAAGAATCCGACCAAGGACGGCAAGTGGCGGAAGATCAAGGTCAAGCTCAATCCGCCGAAAGGACTCCCGCCACTGCATGTGTATTCAAAGACGGGCTACTATGCACCTTCGGAATAA